One genomic region from Rosa rugosa chromosome 1, drRosRugo1.1, whole genome shotgun sequence encodes:
- the LOC133707243 gene encoding kelch repeat-containing protein At3g27220-like, which yields MARLTQNHTTSSSSSSSSKLKWVFLTCCMALLGAALIVDFFWASSSYSSSAYSIIGSSLELQKTPTLVVPNATVNNAGQKEVLGDKNERVPERLLSGTFADIAAPELPWEEMPPAPVPRLDGAAIQIKNLFYVFAGYGTLDYVHSHVDVFNFSDNTWGGRFDMPKEMGHSHLGVASDGRYIYVISGQYGPQCRGPTARSFVLDTESKKWSSIPPLPSPRYAPATQLWRGRLHVMGGSKENRHTPGVEHWSIAVNGGKALEEKWREEVPIPRGGPHRACVVINDRLFVIGGQEGDFMAKPGSPIFKCSRRHEVVYADVYMLDDEMKWKVLPPMPKPNSHVECAWVVLNNSIIITGGTTEKNPITKRMILVGEIFQFHLDSMTWSVIGRLPYRVKTTLTAFWDGYLYFTSGQRDRGPDNPQPRQVVKDMFRTKLSL from the exons ATGGCCAGGCTTACCCAAAATCAcaccacttcttcttcttcttcttcttcttcaaaattgaaatgGGTGTTTCTGACATGTTGCATGGCTCTGCTTGGAGCGGCTCTAATTGTAGATTTCTTCTGGGCTTCATCTTCTTATTCTTCCTCTGCGTATTCGATTATTGGTTCTAGTTTGGAGCTCCAGAAAACTCCGACCCTTGTGGTACCAAATGCCACAGTCAACAATGCTGGCCAG AAAGAAGTTTTGGGAGACAAAAATGAACGTGTTCCTGAGAGATTACTGTCTGGGACGTTTGCTGATATAGCTGCACCTGAGCTACCATGGGAGGAGATGCCACCAGCACCTGTGCCTCGTCTCGATGGAGCTGCAATACAGATCAAGAATCTATTTTATGTGTTTGCAGGATATGGCACTCTTGACTAT GTGCATTCTCATGTTGATGTATTCAATTTCTCCGACAATACCTGGGGAGGAAGGTTTGATATGCCAAAAGAGATGGGACATTCACATTTAGGAGTGGCCTCTGATGGGAGATACATATATGTGATATCAGGACAGTATGGTCCCCAATGCAGAGGGCCTACAGCTCGTTCATTTGTGTTGGACACCGAGTCAAAGAAATGGAGTAGTATACCCCCATTACCTTCTCCTAG GTATGCTCCAGCAACTCAATTATGGAGAGGCAGGCTCCATGTGATGGGTGGTAGCAAAGAAAACCGCCATACGCCTGGTGTGGAGCACTGGAGTATTGCTGTGAACGGTGGTAAAGCATTGGAGGAAAAGTGGCGGGAAGAAGTACCTATTCCACGTGGAGGGCCACATAG GGCTTGTGTTGTAATCAATGATCGCCTCTTTGTTATTGGCGGTCAAGAGGGTGATTTTATGGCCAAGCCTGGTTCACCAATTTTCAAATGCTCGCGCAGGCATGAG GTGGTCTATGCTGATGTTTATATGCttgatgatgaaatgaaatgGAAAGTGTTACCTCCTATGCCGAAACCAAACTCTCACGTAGAGTGTGCTTGGGTAGTTCTCAACAATTCAATTATCATCACTGGCGGTACAACAGAAAAGAACCCAATCACCAAAAGGATGATCCTCGTCGGGGAGATCTTCCAATTTCATTTGGACTCGATG ACATGGTCAGTGATTGGGAGGCTTCCATACCGAGTAAAAACCACATTAACTGCTTTTTGGGATGGCTACTTGTATTTTACATCCGGGCAGCGAGACAGAGGACCAGATAATCCACAGCCAAGACAGGTGGTTAAAGATATGTTTAGGACCAAATTGAGCTTGTAG
- the LOC133726718 gene encoding uncharacterized protein LOC133726718: MEVIPLHHSCTWLPILSRGSSISRRRSYSRVSPGSIRRRNVCLASGSETLIGSRKEEGKRRKAVNERDEAEDLKSWMHKNGLPPCKVVLEERPSYDEKHSAIHYVAASEDLEVGDVAFAVPNSLVVTLKRVLGNETIAELLTTNKLSELACLALYLMYEKKQGKKSFWYPYIRELDRQRGRGQLAVESPLLWSETELDYLIGSPTKAEVHERAEGIKREYNELDTVWFMAGSLFQQYPYDIPTEAFPFEIFKQAFVAVQSCVVHLQKVSLAQRFALVPLGPPLLAYKSNCKAMLTATDDAVQLVVDRPYKAGESIAVWCGPQPNSKLLINYGFVDEDNSYDRLMVEAALNTEDPQYQDKRMVAQRNGKLSVQAFQVYVGKEKETVSDMLPYLRLGYVSDPSEMQSVISSQGPICPVSPCMESAVLDQLAQYFRSRLAGYPTTLSEDESLLADPNLNPKKRVATQLVRSEKKILHACLQVTLDFINQLPDLSVTPCPAPYAPSLR; this comes from the exons ATGGAGGTCATTCCTCTACACCACAGCTGCACCTGGCTCCCGATTCTCTCCCGCGGCTCCTCGATTTCGCGGCGGAGGAGTTATTCCAGGGTTTCGCCTGGATCCATTCGCCGGAGAAATGTGTGCCTGGCCTCCGGCTCCGAGACATTGATCGGGTCACGTAAGGAGGAAGGCAAGCGTCGCAAGGCCGTGAACGAGAGAGACGAGGCCGAGGACTTGAAATCGTGGATGCACAAGAATGGGCTGCCGCCGTGCAAGGTTGTGCTCGAGGAACGACCGTCGTATGATGAGAAGCACAGCGCTATTCACTACGTAGCTGCTAGTGAAGATCTTGAG GTTGGTGATGTTGCATTTGCGGTGCCGAATTCGCTAGTTGTGACTCTGAAGAGAGTGTTGGGGAACGAAACTATAG CGGAATTGTTAACTACAAACAAGTTATCCGAATTGGCATGCTTGGCACTCTATTTGATGTATGAGAAGAAACAAGGGAAGAAGTCATTTTGGTATCCGTACATCAGAGAACTTGATCGTCAGCGAGGGAGAGGTCAGTTAGCGGTGGAGTCTCCCCTCTTATGGTCGGAGACCGAGCTGGATTATCTTATCGGCAGCCCCACAAAG GCTGAAGTTCATGAAAGGGCTGAAGGAATTAAAAGGGAATATAATGAGCTTGACACTGTCTGGTTTATGGCTGGGTCCCTATTTCAG CAATACCCATACGATATTCCTACTGAAGCCTTCCCATTTGAGATATTCAAACAAGCTTTTGTTGCAGTTCAGTCTTGTGTAGTGCATTTGCAG AAAGTTAGTTTGGCTCAGAGGTTTGCTTTGGTACCTCTTGGACCCCCATTGTTAGCTTACAAAAGCAACTGCAAGGCAATGTTGACAGCTACTGATGATGCGGTTCAACTAGTGGTTGATCGGCCATATAAGGCAGGGGAATCTATTGCTGTTTG GTGTGGGCCACAGCCTAATTCAAAATTGCTTATAAATTACGGTTTTGTTGACGAAGATAATTCTTATGACCGTTTGATGGTTGAG GCAGCTTTGAATACTGAGGATCCACAATATCAAGATAAAAGAATGGTTGCTCAGAGAAATGGAAAATTATCAGTACAAGCTTTTCAG GTATATGTCGGGAAGGAAAAGGAAACTGTCTCGGATATGCTTCCCTATCTGCGACTAGGCTATGTTTCAGATCCTTCGGAGATGCAGTCTGTTATCTCTTCTCAAGGTCCAATTTGTCCA GTTAGTCCCTGCATGGAAAGTGCAGTTTTGGACCAACTTGCTCAATATTTTAGAAGTCGGCTGGCTGGCTATCCAACTACTCTGAGTGAAGATGAGTCTTTG TTGGCGGATCCTAATTTGAATCCAAAGAAGCGAGTTGCTACACAGCTTGTTAGGTCAGAAAAGAAAATACTACATGCATGCCTGCAGGTGACTCTTGATTTTATAAATCAGTTACCCGATCTCAGTGTAACTCCATGCCCTGCCCCTTACGCCCCTTCGTTGAGATAA
- the LOC133726717 gene encoding COP9 signalosome complex subunit 3 has product MEALVVNIQGLSTNAADLSNLHIILKQAHESLQAESIRLLPLLDQLDPSLHSLGYLYILEACTSAALSKEQASAVLLPTARFINSCDKEQIQLAPEKFVSVCRRFKDFVMQLEAPLRGVAPMLTAIRKIQSSSEHLTSLHPEFLVLCLLSKSYKAGLSILDEDIFEVDQPKDLFLYCYYGGMICIGQKRFRKALELLHNVVTAPMSVINAIAVEAYKKYILVSLIHNGQFSTSLPKYTSSVAQRNLKNFCQPYIELANSYSTGKIAEFETVAQKHREKFDNDNNLGLVKQAISSMYKRNIQRLTQTYLTLSLQDIANSVQLNSAKEAEMHVLQMIQDGEIFATINQKDGMVSFLEDPEQYKTCQMIEHIDSSIQRIMALSRKLTTMNENISCDPMFLAKVGRERQRFDFDDFDPVPQRFNI; this is encoded by the exons ATGGAAGCTCTGGTGGTGAACATCCAGGGGCTCTCGACGAATGCCGCAGACCTTTCGAACCTTCACATCATTCTGAAGCAGGCGCATGAGTCTCTCCAGGCGGAGTCGATTCGGTTGCTTCCTCTTTTGGACCAGCTCGATCCCTCCCTGCATTCGCTTGGATACCTCTACATCCT GGAAGCATGCACTTCTGCTGCATTGTCAAAGGAGCAAGCTAGTGCGGTGCTGTTGCCCACTGCCAGATTTATCAATTCATGTGATAAGGAGCAAATTCAATTGGCACCTGAGAAAT TCGTAAGTGTTTGCAGGAGGTTCAAAGATTTTGTTATGCAGCTTGAAGCCCCATTGAGAGGAGTGGCACCAATGTTGACAGCAATTCGGAAAATTCAGAGCTCCTCGGAACATTTGACTTCCTTGCATCCAGAGTTTCTTGTTCTCTGTTTGTTGTCAAAAAGCTATAAAGCTGGATTGTCAATTTTGGATGAAGACATTTTTGAGGTTGATCAGCCAAAAGATCTTTTTCTCTATTGCTATTACGG GGGCATGATATGTATAGGACAAAAGCGTTTTCGCAAAGCGTTGGAGCTTTTACACAAT GTTGTAACAGCTCCAATGTCAGTCATTAATGCAATAGCTGTTGAAGCATACAAAAAGTATATATTGGTTTCACTAATTCACAATGGACAG TTCTCTACCAGTCTCCCTAAATACACCTCATCTGTAGCTCAGAGGAATCTGAAGAACTTTTGTCAG CCCTACATAGAATTGGCAAACAGCTATAGCACTGGTAAAATTGCTGAGTTTGAGACAGTTGCCCAGAAACACAGGGAGAAATTTGATAAT GACAACAATCTTGGACTGGTGAAGCAGGCTATATCTTCCATGTATAAGCGCAACATTCAGAGACTGACTCAGACATACTTGACTCTCTCCCTCCAAGATATAGCCAACAGTGTTCAGTTAAACAGTGCTAAGGAAGCTGAAATGCATGTGCTACAAATG ATCCAAGATGGTGAGATATTTGCAACAATTAACCAGAAGGATGGAATGGTTAGCTTTCTTGAGGATCCTGAACAGTATAAAACCTGTCAGATGATTGAACATATTGACTCATCAATACAAAG GATAATGGCGCTTTCGAGGAAGCTGACTACTATGAACGAGAACATCTCTTGTGATCCTATGTTCCTAGCCAAG GTTGGGAGAGAGCGGCAACGATTTGACTTTGATGATTTTGATCCTGTTCCACAGAGGTTTAATATATGA